The genomic stretch CAAGCCCATGATGATGAGGGTGTACACGCCCAGCTGAAGCGCTGAGATGGCCCCGAGCCCCCAGAGAGTGGGCGTGCGTCGCAAGATGCGCCACGACTCGCGCAACATCCCCGTCCAGTCCACCCGCTCCCCCTTCGCGCTTCCGCGCCCCTAGTCCAGCTGCCGGAGCTCGTAGTCGCGAGAGCCCATCTGGTGCTCCTCGCCGTAGCGCATGACGATCGTCCCGTCGATGCCCGTTATCTCACGGAACTTGTCAGCACCCGGAGCCATGCCTTCACCGCGACCGCCCGGAAGTCCAGGTGCCGCAACGATCATGTCGTAGGCTGCCTGGTCGATCGCGACGATATCCGTCGAGGCCAGAACGCCGATATCGGCGACGACCGGGGCGTCGGAGAAGCTCCAGCAGTCGCAGTCCGGTGAGATCTGGGTGACGAAGGAGACGTAGACGACCTTGCCTTCCTTGCCCGCCAGTACACCGGCAGCGTGCTCCACGATCTTCTCTTGAAGCGCCTCGGGCGTGGTCTTCCACTGGGTGGCGATTGCACCGAACGAGCAGTTCGCGACGCATTCGCCGCAGCCGTAGCACAGCTCGAAGTCCACAATCGCCACGCGGTCGGGTCCGATGGCGATCGCAGCGACCGGACACGCCTTCATGCAACGCCCGCATGCCGTGCACTTCTCGGCTTCGACCTCGGGCTTGAAGTCTGAGTGCATGCGCTGCTTGGCGCTGCGACAGCCGAGCCCCATGCCCACGTTCTTGAACGCTCCACCAAAGCCGGTCGCCTCGTGGCCTTTCACGTGGGTGATGACGACCAGCGCGTCGGCGTGCACTGCCGCCGAGCCAATCCGGACGGAGTCGAAGTGCTTGAAACCTTCGATGGGTACCTCGCAGGACTCGGCACCTGCCAGGCCATCGGCGATTATGATCGGCGCCTCGACGGTCGCGTATGAGAACCCGTGCTGGATTGCGTTGGTCAGATGATCGACCGCGTTCCAGCGCTGGCCGGAGTACAGGGTGTTCGCGTCGGTCAGGAAGGGCTTCCCACCGTGAGTCTTGATGCGCTTGACTACCTCGCGCGCGAAGATCGGCTGCACGAAGCCGGTGTTGCCTTCCTCGCCGAAGTGCATCTTGACCGCGACAAAGTCGCCCTCGGCCACCGCCGTCGAAAGCCCGGCGCGCTCGACGAGTACGCCGACGCGCTTGACCAACGACTGCTTCTTCGGGCTTCTGAGCGGCACGAACCAAACGGTAGGCTTGTCGGCCACTAGTGCATCCCCTCCCGCGCATCGTGCTCGTCGAAGGACATCGCCGCAGCACCGAGAATGCCCGCGTCGTTGCCGAGAACCGCTTGGGCGACAGTGACGTCACGGCGTCCGGCAAGCGCCTCTCCGCGCATCACCTCGGCGGCGCGCTCGACCATGAAGTCGGCGCTCTCGCCGATGCCGCCACCGATCACGATCAGCGCGGGGTTGAACGTGTTGACGAAGCCGACGAGCGCTCGGCCCAGAATCACGCCGGCGTCGAGCAGGATCTCGCGCGCTGAATCGTCGCCGCGCTGGGCGGCGATCAGCACGCTTTCCGCGGTGACCTCGTCTAGCTTGCCGCCGGCCGCCGCGAGTATCTCTCGGCCGCGGAACGTCTCGGCGGCGTTTCTGCCGGCCTCTGCAAGTGCGGGTCTGCCGAGATACGCCTCGATGTGGCCTTTGCCGCCACACGGGCACATGCGCCCGTCGAGCTCGATGACGATGTGACCCAGCTCGCCGCCGAGTCCGCGGCTGCCTCGGTACATCTCGCCGTTGAGGAACAGTCCGCCACCGATGCCGGTGCCCACCGTGATCATCACGAAGTCGCGCGCGCCTTTCGCGGCGCCCCAGCGCGACTCGCCGAGCGCCGCCAGGTTACCGTCGTTGTCGATTGTGACCTCGCGCTTGCTGCGAGACATGACGAGCGCTCGCACGTCCACGCCGGCGAGCGGCAGGTTGGTGCAGAACTCGATTGATTGGCGCAGAAAGTCGATCTGGCCTGGGATGCCGATTCCGATTCCGGCAATCTCGGAGTCATGCACCCCGGCAGACACCTCTTCGACCAGGTCGATGATCGTATCGACTACAGCAAACGGGCCGGTCTTGGGCGTCAGGCGCTTGGCGTCTTTGAGGATCCGGCCCTTGCGCTCCACCAGCCCGACCGCGATCCGAGTGCCGCCGACGTCGACGCCGATGGCGTAGTTGGTGCGCATGATGAGTAGTCCTCCCCGGTGCGTGAAGTGTGTGCGCCCCACCATGGCGCGCTACCAGTTCAGTCTACCCCACGGGACTGACACGACCCGGCTCGACTGGCCAGACCCGAGGCATGCGCCATCGACCCTAGTAGTCCCAGATGATTCCCTGGTTCTTGATCAGGTGGAGCTCGCGCATACGCTCGAGCATCGTGCCTTCGGGAACGCCAAATAGCCGCGAGAGGTATCGGTAGTCGTTGAACCACAACCGCGCCTGTTCGGCGACGAGTGAGGTTGGCATTATCAGTTCGCGCGCAACGGAGTCCGCAGCGTTGTGGTCGAGGTTGCCGCGGGGAAACGAGTCGCCCTCGTCGGCAAGCACGAGTAGGACGTGGCCAAGCATGTGCGCTATCGCACGTCGCCGTTCGATTTCGGGACGCGTCGCGTTGATCATCATGACCGGCATACCGTCTTCGTAGATGGTAGCCGCGGTGAAGAATGCGGGGAGATTGACCGAACGCATAGGGATGCACAGCGCCGCGACGACATCGTCAATCGGCACGGGCGGCTCGGTGACGCCAACAAGTGCGAGCGCGTCCTCGGCCACCTGTCGGAAGTATGCTTCGGTCCTGAGTTTCAAGCTTTCTCCGTCAACGACAAATCCCACGATGCACTCGTGTTCTACGTTCATCGGTGCTGTCCCCCACTGCGAGCATCGTCACACTGGCAACTCGCAACAGTTCATGTGACCGCCGTCACAGATCACGCTCAGCATGGTCGTGTAGGCGGGCGCCCTAAACGCCGATACCTCCTAGAGCTGGGCAACTGCGTGCGAAGGAGGTGGAAGTGGCCGTCGAATCCGAGACATACCCTCGAGCCGAGGAGACCCTGCGGCTGCTCGCCGCCGCAGCAGGGTGTGCTCGGCTCTACCCGCCGTCCTCGGCTCTGCCTGCTGAGGCGGTAGCCAAGTTCACCCGGCGCAGCAACGAGGTCACCGGTTCGCAGGGCCCGCTGCGCTACTCCGTCGACCCCGACGGCTTCCACATGGGCGACGCCGATCTCGGCGGCGGAAACAGCCAGGTGGTCGCGCTGGCCAAGTCGCTGCACTCGCTGCAGGTCGGCCAGGTGGTCATCGCGCCAGGCCTGACCGACGCCGAAGCGGCCGCGTTCGTCACAATCGCCAACGCCGAGCCCGCCGCGGTACGCGCGGTCGGCGGGCCGCGCACCGTTTTGGGCTCAGCGCACGTCGCGCACATCGCCGTTGTCGAAGTCTCGCTTCGCGCCTCCGACGAGGACGGGCTGCTCGGCATGGACCTGATGGCCGCGCCGCTCGACGACATCGCGGGCGAGCTGGAGGGTGCGGCGGAGCATTGGGCCGAATCCGCAAACGGCGCCGGCGACGATCAGATGGCCGCGGCTGCCGATCGGCTCGAGACTGCGACACGCGACATCGCGATCGAGCGGGTCTCGGCGGCCATGATGCGGCTCGACGAGAAGACGCGCATGAAGGTGCTCGCCCAGTCGCTGCGCTCCGACTCAAACGGGCGGCGCATGGACGGCATGCTCGACGTAATCGCGCACATGAAGCCCGCTTCGCTTGCGCGCCTCCTCACCCTCGTCGCCGAGCAGGCCGGAACCGATCCCAAGCGCATCGCCGCAGCCCTACCGCTCACGCCCGAGATCGCAAAGCGCCTCCGGGCGCTGCTCGCGCCGATGCCGCTGGACGACCCGACGGCCCCTCAACCGCCTTCGGCACGCGAGCTTGCAGCCGATATGGCGCTGCCTCCGGACGAGGGCGAGATCGCTCGCCAGGTGGCCGTCGCCTCGCCGCAGCTCTCGGCGGGACGGGCGCTCGGCACGGCCGTGGCCATCACGCGCGCGGGTACGGTGGACATCGAGTCCGTTCGGGCGATCGGCGACACGCTTCCGCAAGCAGCGCGAGACGGGTCGTTTCCCCACGTGCGTGAGGCGCTTCGCCGCCTCGACGAGTTGGGCAGCCAGCCCGAGCTCACGGTGGAGATCAGTCAAGCGCGCGCCGTGCTCTCCGACCCCAACGTGCTCGCCGACGTCTGCGCCGCGGTGGCGACGGATGCGGATGCCGCGATCGCCGGCGAGATCCTGCACGCCGCCGGGGCCGCCGGTGCCGACGCCCTGCTCGAGACCTACATTCGCGGCACCGACGTGCAGCGCTCGCTGCTGCGACCTGCGCTGCGCGGCATGAGCGAGTCGATCCTGGGAGTGGCTCGTACGCGCCTGCGCAACGAAGAGCCTCGCCGAGCGGTCGCGATCCTGGCCGTGCTGGCGGCGCTGGGGGACCGGCGCGCGATTCCGGTCATGACCCAGGCGCTCGCTCATCTGGAGGAGCGCGTCCGGTTCACGGCGATCACCTCGCTGGCCGACACGCCCGAGCCCGAGGCCGCCAACGCGCTCATCAAGGCGCTCAACCACCCGGAGCCCGAGACGCAGCGATTCGCCGTTCGCGAGATCGGCCGCGTCAAGGCGGCCCCGGCGGTGCATCAGCTCACGCGGGCGCTCGAGGACATCAACGTCTTGCAGCGAACGTATGAGACGAAGAAGGAAGTCATCCGGGCGCTGGAGCAGATAGCTACTCCCGAGGCACAACACGCTCTCAGGCGAACCGCCGACCGCGGCTTCGTTTGGGGCAGAAAAGGCAGAGAGTTGCGCACGCTGGCCAGGCGCGCGCTCGAAGAGATCGATGCGGCAGATTACGCGCCGCCACGAGGAGTGGAGTGACCGTGACGGACGCACCCTATCGTCCCGAGAACGAGGGACCGCTTTCCAGCCCGGACGAGATCGTCGCCGAGACCCGCTTCGTCGCGGTGCAGGCGCCGTTTGCCACGCCCGAGAAACTGGAGCGCGCACGCGACCTCGTACGCACGCTTGCCGTTGCCGACACCAACGCCGCGCTCTACCCGACCACGCACCCGCTCGTCGCAGCCTCCCTGACCGACCTGGTCGGCGGCGTGCAGCGCCTGGCCCAGTACGGCTTCGAGGATGTCACCGTCAACATCTACAAACGCACCCTGTTCGTGGAGAACCAGGTGTTCTCCGAGGAGAGCGTCACCTACAGCAAGCTGGTGGATGAGTTCCTCTCGCGCGGCATCTCGGCGGTCACCTTCTCCTCGACCATGACCGCCACGGAGGCTGCAGCGCTCGTCGAGTTGCTCGCCGAGCAGCGCGTGACCGACATCGAGGCGGCCCGCGACTACCTCGACGCCCGTCACGTGCGGGGAGTCATCGTCGCCGAGACCACGACACTGGCCGACGCCGGCGACGAGGAGCGCAGCCGAGAGGTCCGCGCGCGGGCTCGCGAGAGCTATGACGCTGGGCTGGGCGCGATGCGCGACGTCGAGTCGCAGGCCAAGCTGGGGCGCATGCTCGAGGTCGGGCCGCTGCAGCGAGTCGTTGAATCGATGCTCGACAACCTGCTGCAAGATCCCGCGGCGGTCTTGGGCCTGACGGCCATCAAGGGACACGACGACTACACGCTGAACCACTCGATAAACGTGTGCATCCTGTCGATCTCGCTGGGCTCGGCGTTGGGACTTGCCGGTGAGGAGCTGCACTCGCTGGGTTTGGCAGCGCTCCTGTACGACCTGGGCAAAGTCCGCGTTCCAGAAGAAGTGCTCATGAAGAGCGGTCCCCTGACAGCCGAGGAGTGGGGGCTGGTCAAGCAGCACAGCCAAGAGGGCGCCGACCTGCTCAAGCGACTGCAACTGGGCGACAAGATGCCGATGATCGTAGCCTTCGAGCACCACCAGCGCCACGACCTTCTGGGCTATCCAGAGTCGACCGGCGGCGAGCAGCACCTCTTCAGCAAGATCGTCGCAGTCTGCGACGCCTACGACGCGATGACCACCCAGCGTCCATTCCGCCGAGAGATTCGTCCCGACAAGGCGCTCGCGGTGCTCATGCAGGGCCGCGGCAAAGCATACGACCCCAACGTGACCAAGTCGCTGGTCGCGATGCTCGGCATCTACCCGATGGGCGCCGTAGTAATCTTGGGCGACGGCTCCACAGCGGTTGTCTACCGGGTCAACAACGACGACCTGCTGCACCCGCGCGTCAAGGTGCTTGCCGACCCGCAGGGCCGCTGGCTCGAGACGCCGGACGTGCTGGACCTACGTCTGGTCGACCCGCTCACCGGCGCGGCAACGACCGCGATCAAGGATTGCGTGCCCGCCGCAGACGCGGGAGTCGACGACGTCTGGCAGTACCTCTAGAGGCGCTTTGGCTCCGCACGAGCTCCCACGTTGCCCAGCGGTCACTGCGGCGCGAGGGCTACTCGGCGGGAGAGCCCTCCGCGGGCGGCGATACGCTCATCGGCGAGGTCGACCCTGGTAGTACGCGTTCGCCCGCCCTCGCAAGCACGCGCACGACCGAGTAGAGCACGATCGAGCTGCCGAGGGACTCGAGGGTCTCCTCGACGCCCACCTCGATCAGGCGCAGGGCATACATGCTCTTGGGAATCAGGTCGCCCATCGACTCAATCACGGTGGCGGCGAAGACGAGCACTCCGAACCCGATTACGAGCAGCAGTATCTCCCGATGCCAAAGGCTCCAAGCCAGCCTGAACTGCGGCCAGAGCCACCAGATGAGTGCGATGCCGATTATCGCGAACAGCGGAATCCAGAGACTGCCGCCGTGCAGCTTGTGCATCTTGTGGCCGAGCGCAGCGAGCAGTCGGATCTCGGCGAGGTTCAAGGCATGCCAGGACTGCAAGAGCTTCGACGTGTTCTCGTGAACCTGCCCGATTTCGTCGGCCGAGAAATAGGTGAACGCCAAGCCGCTCACAAAGAATAGCCGTCGCAGCGGTCCGACACGCTCGTCGGATTGGAAAAACCACAGGGTGAGCGCGAAGAAGGCGAGCCCGATCAGCAGAAGCTGGCTGCCTTGCCACCAAGCGGCCACGTTTCCTTCGCCGTTCATGTCGAAGAGGAACGTCAGCGGCTTTGCGCTCGGCGTTTGGGGGAGCCAGATCGTGAGTGAATACATCACGGCGAAGAAGGCATCGACAATCAGAGCGCCAACGAGCACGCGCTTCGGCATCAGCTTCCAGTTGTCGCGAGGCTGGCTGGTCCTAGGCTTGGTCATCGGGCACTCCGGACATGTTGCGAAACGAGCAAGACACCGCGGTGGCGCGCGTGTTACGTATTGTGACACAGCCTCTAGGACCAGCGAGGAACGGCCGAGTTAT from Coriobacteriia bacterium encodes the following:
- a CDS encoding DUF362 domain-containing protein; translated protein: MADKPTVWFVPLRSPKKQSLVKRVGVLVERAGLSTAVAEGDFVAVKMHFGEEGNTGFVQPIFAREVVKRIKTHGGKPFLTDANTLYSGQRWNAVDHLTNAIQHGFSYATVEAPIIIADGLAGAESCEVPIEGFKHFDSVRIGSAAVHADALVVITHVKGHEATGFGGAFKNVGMGLGCRSAKQRMHSDFKPEVEAEKCTACGRCMKACPVAAIAIGPDRVAIVDFELCYGCGECVANCSFGAIATQWKTTPEALQEKIVEHAAGVLAGKEGKVVYVSFVTQISPDCDCWSFSDAPVVADIGVLASTDIVAIDQAAYDMIVAAPGLPGGRGEGMAPGADKFREITGIDGTIVMRYGEEHQMGSRDYELRQLD
- a CDS encoding ImmA/IrrE family metallo-endopeptidase, producing the protein MKLRTEAYFRQVAEDALALVGVTEPPVPIDDVVAALCIPMRSVNLPAFFTAATIYEDGMPVMMINATRPEIERRRAIAHMLGHVLLVLADEGDSFPRGNLDHNAADSVARELIMPTSLVAEQARLWFNDYRYLSRLFGVPEGTMLERMRELHLIKNQGIIWDY
- a CDS encoding HD-GYP domain-containing protein encodes the protein MTDAPYRPENEGPLSSPDEIVAETRFVAVQAPFATPEKLERARDLVRTLAVADTNAALYPTTHPLVAASLTDLVGGVQRLAQYGFEDVTVNIYKRTLFVENQVFSEESVTYSKLVDEFLSRGISAVTFSSTMTATEAAALVELLAEQRVTDIEAARDYLDARHVRGVIVAETTTLADAGDEERSREVRARARESYDAGLGAMRDVESQAKLGRMLEVGPLQRVVESMLDNLLQDPAAVLGLTAIKGHDDYTLNHSINVCILSISLGSALGLAGEELHSLGLAALLYDLGKVRVPEEVLMKSGPLTAEEWGLVKQHSQEGADLLKRLQLGDKMPMIVAFEHHQRHDLLGYPESTGGEQHLFSKIVAVCDAYDAMTTQRPFRREIRPDKALAVLMQGRGKAYDPNVTKSLVAMLGIYPMGAVVILGDGSTAVVYRVNNDDLLHPRVKVLADPQGRWLETPDVLDLRLVDPLTGAATTAIKDCVPAADAGVDDVWQYL
- a CDS encoding HEAT repeat domain-containing protein, which translates into the protein MAVESETYPRAEETLRLLAAAAGCARLYPPSSALPAEAVAKFTRRSNEVTGSQGPLRYSVDPDGFHMGDADLGGGNSQVVALAKSLHSLQVGQVVIAPGLTDAEAAAFVTIANAEPAAVRAVGGPRTVLGSAHVAHIAVVEVSLRASDEDGLLGMDLMAAPLDDIAGELEGAAEHWAESANGAGDDQMAAAADRLETATRDIAIERVSAAMMRLDEKTRMKVLAQSLRSDSNGRRMDGMLDVIAHMKPASLARLLTLVAEQAGTDPKRIAAALPLTPEIAKRLRALLAPMPLDDPTAPQPPSARELAADMALPPDEGEIARQVAVASPQLSAGRALGTAVAITRAGTVDIESVRAIGDTLPQAARDGSFPHVREALRRLDELGSQPELTVEISQARAVLSDPNVLADVCAAVATDADAAIAGEILHAAGAAGADALLETYIRGTDVQRSLLRPALRGMSESILGVARTRLRNEEPRRAVAILAVLAALGDRRAIPVMTQALAHLEERVRFTAITSLADTPEPEAANALIKALNHPEPETQRFAVREIGRVKAAPAVHQLTRALEDINVLQRTYETKKEVIRALEQIATPEAQHALRRTADRGFVWGRKGRELRTLARRALEEIDAADYAPPRGVE
- a CDS encoding ROK family protein yields the protein MRTNYAIGVDVGGTRIAVGLVERKGRILKDAKRLTPKTGPFAVVDTIIDLVEEVSAGVHDSEIAGIGIGIPGQIDFLRQSIEFCTNLPLAGVDVRALVMSRSKREVTIDNDGNLAALGESRWGAAKGARDFVMITVGTGIGGGLFLNGEMYRGSRGLGGELGHIVIELDGRMCPCGGKGHIEAYLGRPALAEAGRNAAETFRGREILAAAGGKLDEVTAESVLIAAQRGDDSAREILLDAGVILGRALVGFVNTFNPALIVIGGGIGESADFMVERAAEVMRGEALAGRRDVTVAQAVLGNDAGILGAAAMSFDEHDAREGMH